One Maribacter dokdonensis DSW-8 genomic region harbors:
- the murA gene encoding UDP-N-acetylglucosamine 1-carboxyvinyltransferase, with protein MGTFKIEGGHQLSGEITPQGAKNEALQILCAVLLTDEKVTINNIPDIVDVNKLIALLEDLGVKIQKKGKGSYTFKADDVNLDYLQSDQFKQDGRGLRGSIMLVGPLLARFGKGYIPKPGGDKIGRRRLDTHFEGFIKLGAKFRYNKEEYFYGVEADKLKGTYMLLDEASVTGTANIVMAAVLAEGQTTIYNAACEPYLQQLCKMLNRMGAKITGVGSNLLVIDGVEKLGGTDHRMLPDMIEIGSWIGLAAMTKSELTIKDVSWDDLGQIPTVFGKLGITLERKGDDIYIPEHKDGYEIQNYIDGSILTIADAPWPGLTPDLLSIILVVATQSRGEVLIHQKMFESRLFFVDKLLDMGAKVILCDPHRATVIGHDFQSTLKATTMTSPDIRAGVSLLIAALSAKGTSTIHNIEQIDRGYENIDERLRAIGAKIVRV; from the coding sequence ATGGGGACATTCAAAATTGAAGGAGGGCACCAGTTATCTGGTGAAATAACACCTCAAGGTGCAAAGAACGAAGCACTTCAAATACTTTGCGCTGTACTACTTACAGATGAAAAAGTAACGATCAACAATATACCGGATATCGTTGATGTAAATAAACTCATTGCACTTTTAGAAGATCTAGGTGTAAAAATTCAGAAGAAAGGCAAAGGCTCCTATACATTTAAGGCAGACGATGTTAATTTAGATTATTTACAATCTGATCAGTTCAAGCAAGATGGTAGAGGTTTAAGGGGATCTATTATGTTGGTAGGTCCATTATTGGCACGTTTTGGAAAAGGATATATTCCTAAACCAGGTGGTGACAAAATTGGACGTAGACGTTTAGATACCCATTTTGAAGGCTTCATTAAGCTTGGTGCAAAATTTCGCTATAATAAGGAGGAATACTTCTATGGTGTTGAAGCTGATAAGCTGAAGGGTACCTATATGTTGTTAGATGAAGCTTCTGTAACCGGAACTGCAAATATTGTAATGGCAGCTGTCTTGGCAGAAGGTCAAACAACTATTTATAATGCAGCATGTGAACCTTATTTACAGCAACTTTGTAAAATGCTAAATAGAATGGGCGCTAAAATTACAGGTGTTGGTTCTAATCTATTGGTTATTGATGGAGTTGAAAAATTAGGAGGTACAGATCACCGTATGTTGCCCGATATGATCGAAATTGGTAGTTGGATCGGTTTGGCGGCAATGACTAAAAGTGAATTGACCATTAAAGATGTAAGTTGGGATGATTTAGGACAAATACCTACGGTATTTGGTAAATTAGGTATCACCTTAGAAAGAAAAGGAGATGATATTTACATTCCTGAGCATAAAGATGGCTACGAAATTCAAAATTATATAGATGGATCTATTTTAACCATTGCAGATGCGCCTTGGCCGGGATTAACTCCAGATTTATTGAGTATTATTTTGGTAGTTGCCACACAATCTAGGGGAGAGGTATTGATTCATCAAAAGATGTTTGAAAGCCGTTTGTTCTTTGTAGATAAGTTATTGGATATGGGGGCAAAGGTTATTCTATGTGATCCACATAGAGCTACTGTTATTGGTCATGATTTTCAATCTACATTGAAGGCGACCACAATGACCTCGCCAGATATTAGAGCAGGTGTTTCTTTGTTAATTGCAGCATTATCTGCTAAAGGAACATCTACCATTCATAATATTGAACAGATAGATCGTGGTTATGAAAATATAGATGAAAGACTACGCGCTATTGGTGCTAAAATTGTTAGAGTGTAA
- a CDS encoding pirin family protein: protein MEIKNIFKLGFPWQTQDPFLFCVYHLDHYPKGNGELGPDDSLEERTLGNDFEIKDGYRMYHGTTVPGFPAHPHRGFETITIVNKGFCDHSDSLGAAGRFGEGDVQWMTAGRGVQHSEMFPLVHTQKENPLELFQIWLNLPAKSKFVAPHFKMLWHEEIPVVKLENASVKVIAGQFNANNAPDPAPGSWANDPENDVAIWNITVELNGTITLPKAKIGTQRTVYFYDGNTINLAGESIEPNHGVNVDATIEIKIEAIGADAHLLMLQGKPIEEPVAKYGPFVMNTDEELQNAMNEFRTTQFGGWPWRYPDHTHEVNRGRFAQYPDGTVIEK from the coding sequence ATGGAAATTAAAAACATTTTCAAACTAGGCTTTCCATGGCAAACACAAGATCCCTTTTTATTTTGTGTTTATCATTTAGACCATTATCCAAAAGGCAATGGAGAGTTAGGACCAGATGATTCATTAGAAGAAAGAACCTTAGGGAATGATTTTGAGATAAAGGATGGGTATAGAATGTATCATGGTACAACGGTGCCAGGTTTTCCTGCTCATCCACATCGTGGATTTGAAACGATTACCATTGTTAATAAAGGATTTTGTGATCATTCAGATTCACTTGGTGCCGCTGGGCGTTTTGGTGAAGGTGATGTACAATGGATGACGGCCGGCAGAGGTGTTCAGCATTCAGAAATGTTTCCCTTGGTACACACTCAAAAAGAAAATCCTTTAGAGTTATTTCAAATCTGGCTGAACTTACCTGCTAAAAGTAAATTTGTAGCCCCACACTTTAAAATGTTATGGCACGAAGAAATTCCTGTTGTTAAATTAGAAAATGCCAGCGTAAAAGTTATTGCCGGGCAATTTAATGCAAACAATGCACCAGATCCAGCACCTGGCTCTTGGGCAAATGATCCAGAGAATGATGTTGCCATTTGGAATATTACAGTTGAATTAAATGGGACCATTACACTGCCAAAAGCAAAAATAGGTACACAAAGGACAGTATATTTTTATGATGGCAACACCATAAATCTTGCAGGAGAATCCATTGAGCCAAACCACGGCGTAAATGTTGATGCCACTATAGAAATTAAGATAGAAGCCATTGGTGCAGATGCCCATTTACTTATGCTACAAGGTAAACCTATTGAAGAACCTGTTGCTAAATACGGTCCGTTTGTAATGAATACCGATGAAGAATTACAAAATGCGATGAATGAATTTAGAACTACACAATTTGGAGGGTGGCCATGGAGATACCCAGACCATACCCATGAAGTTAATCGTGGTAGATTTGCTCAATATCCTGATGGGACAGTTATAGAAAAATAG
- a CDS encoding VOC family protein, which translates to MKKITILLFTICSTVVSAQSFDFDYDHYSVIVKDLDKVGDFYKNVLNLKEIPHPSAPSGFKWFVIQGNSQLHLIGKDSVAMQHSKSVHLCLATQKLDELIASLEEKQITYYDWPGAENSVTLRADGVRQIYLKDPENNWVEINNAIH; encoded by the coding sequence ATGAAAAAAATAACCATACTACTATTCACTATATGTAGTACAGTTGTGTCTGCCCAATCGTTTGATTTTGATTATGACCATTATTCTGTAATCGTTAAGGATTTGGACAAGGTGGGAGACTTTTACAAAAACGTTTTAAACCTCAAAGAAATACCACATCCATCAGCGCCAAGCGGATTTAAATGGTTTGTTATACAAGGTAATTCTCAGCTACATTTAATAGGAAAAGATAGTGTTGCCATGCAGCACAGCAAAAGTGTACACCTATGTTTGGCCACCCAAAAATTAGATGAGTTAATAGCTTCTTTAGAGGAAAAACAAATTACGTATTATGACTGGCCAGGGGCAGAGAATTCAGTAACCTTAAGAGCGGATGGTGTTAGGCAGATTTATTTAAAAGACCCAGAGAACAATTGGGTAGAAATCAACAATGCGATTCACTGA
- a CDS encoding amidohydrolase: protein MKKTILMALCFCLSATVFAQKMSKDKNQIITSIEKHKEELIKISDSIWALAETAFDESESSRILADYAEKNGLKVTRGVADIPTAFTATYGSGSPVISILGEFDALPGISQKASPVKEPYEEGAAGHGCGHNMFGTASLGSAIAIKELMEAGKIKGTVKFLGTPAEEKYFAKVWMVKAGLWDDVDVNVSWHPSAQIEADVQSGLSLIDFIVEFYGQTAHASADPWNGRSASDALELYTTGINYYREHILPTSRIHYHIQDGGQVVNVVPDYAKLWVRVRDPKRSKMLPTYERVKEMAEGAAIMANVDYKISLVSGIYETLVNRSGGEIMQSNLELLGPITYTEEETAFGKAIQKATGKPEVGIDGSVHPLKETEKNPGGGSTDVGDVSWNVPNINLGVSVAPTGTPWHSWAVVACGGMSIGHKGMIHASKAMAMTMLDLFQNPKLVNKVKEEYKTRKGDEVYEPMIDGPPPLNGQ, encoded by the coding sequence ATGAAAAAAACAATTCTAATGGCGCTCTGTTTTTGCTTGAGTGCAACAGTTTTTGCCCAGAAAATGAGCAAAGACAAAAACCAAATCATCACTTCTATTGAAAAACACAAAGAAGAATTAATTAAAATTAGCGATTCTATTTGGGCATTGGCAGAAACTGCTTTTGACGAAAGTGAATCTTCACGAATTTTAGCCGATTATGCTGAAAAAAATGGGCTAAAAGTTACAAGAGGCGTTGCAGATATCCCAACCGCTTTTACAGCTACTTACGGATCAGGAAGTCCCGTAATCAGTATTTTGGGAGAGTTTGATGCCTTGCCTGGAATTTCTCAAAAGGCATCACCCGTAAAAGAACCTTATGAAGAAGGTGCGGCTGGGCATGGTTGTGGTCACAACATGTTCGGTACCGCAAGTTTGGGTTCGGCAATTGCTATTAAAGAATTGATGGAAGCCGGAAAAATAAAAGGAACGGTTAAATTTTTAGGCACACCTGCAGAAGAAAAGTATTTTGCAAAAGTTTGGATGGTAAAAGCCGGACTTTGGGATGATGTAGATGTCAATGTAAGCTGGCACCCATCTGCTCAAATAGAGGCAGACGTACAGAGCGGACTTTCGTTAATAGATTTTATCGTAGAATTTTACGGTCAAACAGCTCACGCTTCTGCCGATCCATGGAATGGAAGAAGTGCCTCTGATGCCCTGGAGCTTTATACCACTGGGATAAACTATTATAGAGAACATATTTTACCAACTTCTAGAATACATTATCATATACAAGATGGAGGTCAAGTGGTTAACGTAGTCCCAGACTATGCCAAGCTTTGGGTACGTGTTAGAGATCCCAAAAGATCAAAAATGTTACCCACTTATGAACGTGTAAAAGAAATGGCGGAAGGTGCCGCTATTATGGCCAATGTAGATTATAAGATTTCTTTGGTATCGGGTATTTATGAAACATTGGTAAACCGGTCTGGGGGAGAAATTATGCAATCCAATTTGGAATTGTTAGGTCCTATTACCTACACTGAAGAAGAAACTGCCTTTGGTAAGGCAATACAAAAAGCAACAGGTAAACCAGAGGTGGGAATAGACGGATCGGTACATCCATTAAAGGAAACGGAAAAGAATCCAGGTGGTGGATCTACAGATGTTGGTGATGTAAGTTGGAACGTACCAAATATAAATTTAGGGGTATCAGTAGCTCCTACCGGCACACCGTGGCATTCCTGGGCCGTAGTGGCTTGCGGCGGCATGTCTATTGGTCATAAAGGAATGATACATGCATCTAAGGCAATGGCAATGACTATGCTAGATCTCTTTCAAAATCCAAAATTGGTGAATAAGGTAAAAGAAGAATACAAAACACGTAAAGGTGATGAAGTTTATGAACCTATGATAGATGGTCCACCACCATTAAACGGTCAATAA
- a CDS encoding cryptochrome/photolyase family protein, whose protein sequence is MSQEVSLFWFRRDLRLDDNVGLLEALKSNHQILPIFIFDKEILSKLPKNDARVSFIHTTLQRMRKQLQEECESSIAMYHGSPIDTFKTIIEDFNVKTVFTNRDYEPYAKNRDKKISDFLKENEIEFKTFKDQVIFEKSEIVKSDGDPYVVYTPYKNKWQEQFNANTDLDIHYTSQYLSNLIKNTRLPNLSLSDIGFEKSKIEVPDYNVTPTLIDNYEDTRNFPAKDKGTSRLGPHLRFGTVSVRKMMKKAIAEQNKVFWSELIWREFFMSILYHYPKTVTNAFRAKYDRIEWRNNEKEFDKWKKGKTGYLLVDAGMRQLNETGYMHNRVRMLVASFLCKHLLIDWRWGEAYFAEKLLDYEMSSNIGNWQWAAGSGVDAAPYFRIFNPMTQVDKFDKDKKYIKEWIPEYGTEDYPEKMVDHKMARERCLETYKEAVS, encoded by the coding sequence ATGTCACAAGAAGTATCACTGTTTTGGTTTAGAAGAGATTTAAGGTTAGATGATAATGTTGGTCTTTTAGAAGCTTTGAAAAGTAATCATCAAATATTGCCCATTTTCATTTTCGATAAAGAAATACTATCCAAATTGCCAAAAAACGATGCTCGGGTATCCTTTATTCATACCACTCTACAGCGCATGCGTAAGCAGCTACAAGAAGAATGTGAAAGCTCTATTGCAATGTATCACGGTTCTCCAATTGATACCTTTAAAACAATCATTGAAGATTTTAATGTGAAAACCGTATTTACCAATAGGGATTATGAACCTTACGCAAAGAACAGAGATAAGAAAATCTCCGATTTCTTAAAGGAAAATGAAATTGAATTTAAGACCTTCAAAGATCAGGTGATTTTTGAAAAATCTGAAATTGTAAAAAGTGATGGTGACCCTTACGTTGTTTACACACCATATAAAAATAAGTGGCAAGAACAGTTTAATGCCAATACAGATTTAGACATTCATTACACCAGCCAATATTTATCAAATTTGATAAAGAACACTAGATTACCAAATTTATCATTAAGCGATATCGGTTTTGAAAAATCTAAAATTGAAGTCCCAGATTATAATGTAACTCCTACCCTAATAGACAATTACGAAGACACTCGTAATTTTCCCGCAAAGGATAAAGGAACATCTAGATTAGGACCTCATTTACGTTTTGGTACCGTATCTGTACGTAAAATGATGAAAAAGGCAATAGCCGAACAAAACAAAGTATTTTGGAGCGAGTTAATTTGGCGAGAATTTTTCATGTCCATTTTATACCATTATCCTAAAACGGTCACCAATGCTTTTAGAGCCAAGTATGACCGAATAGAATGGCGCAATAATGAAAAAGAATTCGACAAATGGAAAAAAGGCAAGACAGGATATTTATTGGTCGATGCCGGCATGAGGCAGTTAAATGAAACAGGTTACATGCACAATAGGGTAAGAATGTTAGTTGCTAGTTTTCTATGTAAGCATTTATTGATCGATTGGCGTTGGGGAGAAGCCTATTTTGCGGAAAAATTATTAGACTATGAGATGAGCTCTAACATTGGTAATTGGCAGTGGGCAGCGGGCAGTGGTGTAGATGCGGCACCTTACTTTAGAATCTTTAACCCCATGACACAGGTAGATAAATTTGATAAGGACAAAAAATACATAAAGGAATGGATTCCTGAATATGGTACCGAAGATTATCCAGAAAAAATGGTAGATCACAAAATGGCAAGGGAACGCTGCTTAGAAACTTACAAAGAAGCAGTATCTTAA
- a CDS encoding SDR family NAD(P)-dependent oxidoreductase: protein MKNILLIGGSYGIGQSIITTLKDTHHLFVASRTNENLHHKNITHIPFDVTVDELDVDILPKKLDGFVYCPGSINLKPFKMMSLETIKDDMELNFFALVKVMKHIISRMNEQSSIVFFSTIAVGTGMPYHSSVAASKGAIEGFAKSLAAEYAPKIRVNVIAPSLVDTPLAKRLLNNDKKRALMNERHPLNRIGNAEDIAETAIFLLSDKSAWMTGQIIGVDGGLSTLNIH, encoded by the coding sequence ATGAAAAATATACTTTTGATAGGCGGTTCATACGGCATTGGGCAGTCTATAATTACAACGTTAAAGGACACACACCATTTATTTGTGGCATCAAGAACAAATGAAAACCTACATCACAAAAATATTACTCATATTCCTTTTGATGTTACGGTAGATGAACTTGATGTTGATATTTTACCTAAAAAATTAGATGGCTTTGTGTATTGCCCAGGTAGCATCAATTTAAAGCCGTTTAAAATGATGTCTTTAGAGACGATAAAAGATGATATGGAACTCAATTTCTTTGCCTTAGTAAAAGTTATGAAACACATTATCTCTAGAATGAACGAACAATCTAGTATCGTTTTTTTCAGTACTATTGCTGTTGGCACAGGAATGCCATATCATTCAAGTGTTGCAGCATCTAAAGGAGCAATTGAGGGATTTGCTAAGTCCTTGGCTGCAGAATATGCGCCAAAAATAAGAGTGAATGTTATTGCCCCATCATTAGTAGATACACCTTTGGCAAAAAGACTATTGAACAATGATAAGAAAAGAGCATTAATGAACGAGCGCCACCCTTTAAACAGAATTGGTAATGCAGAGGATATTGCAGAAACCGCAATATTTTTATTAAGTGATAAAAGCGCCTGGATGACCGGACAAATAATTGGAGTTGATGGCGGACTCTCAACATTAAACATACACTAA
- a CDS encoding SRPBCC family protein has product MKLYQLHSKQALPISRHEAWQFLSDPANLKVITPKHMGFNILTGADREMFPGQIIQYKVSPFPGFTTKWVTEITHVAQGSYFVDEQRFGPYALWHHKHFIKEIDNGVEMEDIIDYKLPLGILGQIAHPILVKKQLQEIFTFREQKLQELFGSIADISTQLEFKSF; this is encoded by the coding sequence ATGAAATTATATCAGCTACATTCTAAACAGGCTTTACCTATTTCAAGGCACGAAGCTTGGCAATTTTTATCAGACCCTGCAAACTTAAAAGTTATTACCCCAAAGCATATGGGTTTCAATATACTTACCGGGGCAGACAGGGAAATGTTTCCCGGTCAGATAATTCAATATAAAGTTTCTCCATTTCCCGGGTTTACCACAAAATGGGTGACAGAGATTACACATGTGGCGCAGGGAAGCTATTTTGTTGATGAACAAAGGTTTGGACCCTATGCACTTTGGCATCATAAACACTTTATAAAAGAAATTGATAACGGTGTAGAAATGGAAGATATCATTGACTATAAACTACCATTAGGGATATTAGGTCAGATCGCTCATCCTATTTTAGTAAAAAAACAACTGCAAGAGATATTCACTTTTCGAGAGCAAAAATTACAAGAACTATTCGGTTCCATAGCAGATATTTCAACACAACTTGAATTTAAATCTTTTTAA
- a CDS encoding DUF2911 domain-containing protein yields the protein MNKVVLFLLAIVASLTVEAQINTPAPSPAAKLIQTVGLTEVSIDYSRPSMRGRKVYGNLVPFDKLWRTGANAYTKVSFDTDVTIGGKEVKAGTYSIFTKPGASNWEVYIYTDIVGGGTPSKWEESKIAAQLTTPVYNIEMPVETFTITVDDVTSNGASIGIIWENTYVAIPFTVPTDAAVMSSIDKALNGPTAEDYYAAAVYYSSEGKDVKKAKEWMDKAMSMTKKPAFWQLRQQSLILAKAGDKKGAIEAAKKSLEGATAAGNNDYIKMNNDSIKEWSSK from the coding sequence ATGAACAAAGTAGTACTTTTTTTATTGGCCATTGTTGCCTCTTTAACTGTTGAGGCTCAAATAAATACTCCTGCACCTAGTCCTGCAGCGAAATTAATTCAGACTGTTGGTTTAACAGAAGTGAGTATTGATTATTCAAGACCATCTATGAGAGGTAGAAAGGTATATGGTAATTTGGTGCCTTTTGACAAATTATGGCGTACAGGTGCAAATGCATACACCAAAGTTTCTTTTGATACCGATGTTACTATTGGAGGTAAAGAGGTTAAAGCTGGCACATATTCAATTTTTACAAAGCCAGGAGCTTCTAATTGGGAAGTTTATATTTATACTGATATTGTTGGTGGTGGAACACCTAGTAAATGGGAGGAGAGTAAAATTGCTGCACAATTAACAACACCTGTATATAATATTGAAATGCCGGTTGAAACTTTTACCATCACCGTTGATGATGTTACCAGTAACGGTGCTAGTATTGGAATAATCTGGGAGAATACCTATGTAGCCATACCTTTTACGGTTCCTACCGATGCTGCCGTTATGAGTAGTATTGATAAAGCCTTGAACGGACCAACTGCTGAGGATTACTATGCTGCCGCTGTTTACTATTCAAGCGAAGGAAAGGATGTTAAAAAAGCAAAAGAATGGATGGACAAAGCAATGTCCATGACAAAGAAACCTGCATTTTGGCAATTAAGACAACAGTCTTTAATTTTGGCAAAGGCAGGAGATAAGAAAGGGGCTATTGAAGCTGCAAAAAAATCTTTGGAGGGTGCAACCGCAGCCGGAAACAATGATTACATTAAAATGAACAATGATTCTATAAAAGAGTGGAGTTCTAAGTAA
- the galK gene encoding galactokinase, producing MIHNKVKSYFEANYLKNPILIKAPGRINLIGEHTDYNQGLVLPASIEKGIYFAVSRNEENNIQIESFLTQPEKIVFQLNGEHKVFESFWGNYFKAIIEILIAKNYPFKGMNCVFGGDIPIGSGLSSSAALCCGFIYAITQVSEKEISREDIALIAQEAEHKIGLNCGLMDQYAVLFGKKGNAFFLDCNDLSHKYIPINLDGYSWVLINSNIKHNLAVDSEYNKRRVSCENIVKQVQAYRPQVKSLRDIRKDDLVKVKNKANEIDIQRAKYIIEENERVLQMMQELTAGDAIAVGNVLKDGHWAMSTEYEITTSELDHLVKIGEELDGVLGSRMMGGGFGGCTINLIETKSLDESIKALLSSYKNKTGIDAEYYHLAIDDGVKVFD from the coding sequence ATGATACATAATAAAGTTAAGTCCTATTTTGAAGCTAATTATCTAAAAAATCCCATTCTAATAAAGGCACCTGGCCGCATCAATTTAATTGGTGAGCATACAGATTACAACCAAGGATTAGTGCTACCCGCCTCTATTGAAAAAGGTATATATTTTGCGGTTTCCCGTAATGAAGAAAACAATATTCAGATAGAATCGTTTTTGACCCAACCGGAGAAAATAGTTTTTCAATTAAATGGTGAGCACAAAGTATTTGAATCTTTTTGGGGAAACTACTTTAAAGCAATCATTGAAATTTTAATAGCCAAAAACTACCCTTTTAAAGGAATGAATTGTGTTTTTGGCGGAGATATACCAATTGGATCAGGTCTGTCCTCCTCTGCTGCACTATGCTGTGGATTTATTTACGCCATTACGCAAGTATCTGAAAAAGAAATTTCAAGGGAAGATATTGCACTAATCGCACAAGAAGCAGAACATAAGATTGGATTAAATTGCGGGCTTATGGACCAATATGCCGTGCTTTTCGGTAAAAAAGGAAATGCATTTTTTTTAGATTGCAATGATCTAAGCCATAAGTATATTCCAATTAATTTAGATGGTTATAGTTGGGTCTTGATCAACTCTAACATCAAACATAATTTAGCTGTTGATTCTGAATACAATAAAAGACGTGTATCATGTGAGAACATTGTTAAGCAAGTTCAAGCCTATAGACCCCAAGTAAAATCTTTAAGGGATATAAGAAAGGATGATCTGGTGAAAGTAAAGAATAAGGCGAATGAAATTGATATTCAACGGGCAAAGTATATCATAGAAGAAAATGAACGTGTATTGCAAATGATGCAAGAATTAACTGCTGGTGATGCCATTGCTGTCGGTAATGTTTTAAAAGATGGTCATTGGGCCATGTCAACCGAATATGAAATTACTACCAGCGAATTAGACCACTTGGTAAAAATCGGTGAGGAACTAGATGGGGTACTTGGCTCTAGAATGATGGGTGGCGGTTTTGGTGGCTGTACCATAAACCTTATAGAAACAAAATCTTTAGATGAAAGTATTAAGGCTTTGCTTAGCTCTTATAAAAACAAAACAGGTATAGATGCTGAATATTACCATTTGGCCATAGATGATGGTGTTAAGGTATTTGACTAA
- a CDS encoding sodium:solute symporter, translating into MEGLDWIILAGTLLFIVIYGVWKTKGSQNVNDYVRGGNDSKWWTIGLSVMATQASAITFLSTPGQAFHDGMGFVQFYFGLPFAMIIICMVFVPLYHKMKVYTAYEFLEGRFDLKTRSLAAVLFLIQRGLAAGITIFAPSIILSAVLGWDLRTLNIIIGTLVIIYTVSGGTNAVSVTQKQQMFIIMTGMFITFFFILGYLPTDITFSKAMKIAGASNKLEILNFDLDTSSRYTFWSGITGGLFLFLAYFGTDQSQVQRYLSGKSIRESQLGLVFNAIFKIPMQFFILLVGVMVFVFYQYNPSPLNFNPSATQAVMESEYAEDYKLLQEGQIALEAEKRIAQNKFSAALEIKEYSAVEEAKKQIIRINQKDSTNRISAKSLISQANDVVETNDKDYVFIHFILNNLPTGLVGLLLAVILSAAMSSTASELNALGTITALDLYKRNRSSAQLTEAHYVKASKFFTLIWGIVAILIACIANLFDNLIQLVNIIGSIFYGNVLGIFLIAFFFKFIKGNAVFFAAVVTQIIICIIYYYLIHIYPSGQEKLGYLWLNFCGAALVIVISFIFEAFDRMLKKPLT; encoded by the coding sequence ATGGAAGGATTAGATTGGATAATTCTTGCCGGCACACTTCTATTCATCGTAATATATGGTGTATGGAAAACCAAAGGAAGCCAGAATGTTAATGATTACGTACGTGGCGGAAACGACTCTAAATGGTGGACCATAGGTTTATCCGTTATGGCAACGCAAGCAAGTGCCATAACATTTCTTTCAACACCAGGTCAAGCATTTCACGACGGAATGGGGTTTGTGCAATTCTATTTTGGATTGCCCTTTGCCATGATTATCATTTGCATGGTTTTTGTGCCTCTTTACCATAAGATGAAGGTGTATACCGCCTATGAATTTTTAGAAGGTCGGTTCGATTTAAAGACTAGGTCACTAGCAGCGGTTTTATTCTTAATTCAACGAGGTTTAGCAGCAGGTATTACCATATTTGCACCTTCAATTATTTTATCGGCTGTTTTAGGTTGGGACCTAAGAACCTTGAACATTATTATTGGAACACTGGTAATTATCTACACCGTATCTGGTGGCACAAATGCCGTTAGTGTTACGCAAAAACAGCAGATGTTCATAATTATGACCGGAATGTTCATCACTTTCTTTTTTATTTTGGGCTACTTACCTACCGATATTACATTTAGCAAAGCAATGAAAATTGCAGGTGCCAGCAACAAACTTGAAATTTTGAATTTTGATCTGGATACCTCTAGTAGATATACTTTTTGGAGCGGGATCACAGGTGGACTCTTTCTTTTTCTAGCCTATTTTGGCACGGACCAAAGTCAGGTTCAACGATATCTTTCAGGTAAATCCATAAGAGAAAGTCAGTTAGGTCTTGTATTCAATGCCATTTTCAAAATACCCATGCAATTCTTTATTTTATTGGTAGGTGTAATGGTTTTTGTCTTCTATCAATACAATCCGTCTCCTTTAAATTTCAACCCTTCTGCAACACAAGCGGTTATGGAATCTGAATATGCTGAAGACTACAAACTACTGCAAGAAGGACAAATAGCTTTAGAAGCAGAAAAAAGAATAGCCCAAAACAAGTTTTCCGCTGCATTGGAAATAAAAGAATATTCCGCCGTTGAAGAAGCTAAAAAGCAGATTATTCGCATAAACCAAAAAGACAGTACTAATAGAATATCCGCAAAATCACTTATAAGTCAAGCTAATGATGTTGTAGAAACCAATGACAAAGATTATGTTTTTATACACTTTATCCTTAACAACCTACCCACTGGCCTTGTTGGGTTATTGCTAGCTGTAATATTGTCTGCTGCAATGTCGTCCACTGCATCGGAATTAAATGCTTTAGGGACCATTACGGCTTTAGATTTATATAAGAGAAATAGAAGTTCGGCACAACTAACCGAAGCCCACTACGTCAAAGCTTCTAAATTTTTTACTCTAATTTGGGGTATTGTCGCTATTTTGATTGCATGTATTGCCAATCTTTTCGATAATCTCATACAGTTGGTAAATATTATTGGTAGTATCTTTTACGGGAATGTTTTAGGAATTTTTCTAATTGCATTTTTCTTCAAGTTCATTAAAGGTAACGCTGTGTTTTTTGCGGCTGTGGTAACCCAAATTATTATCTGTATTATTTATTATTACCTAATTCATATTTACCCGTCCGGACAAGAAAAATTAGGTTATTTATGGCTAAACTTCTGTGGTGCAGCATTGGTCATAGTAATATCTTTTATATTTGAAGCTTTTGACCGAATGTTAAAGAAGCCATTAACTTAA